In Osmerus eperlanus chromosome 17, fOsmEpe2.1, whole genome shotgun sequence, a single genomic region encodes these proteins:
- the LOC134037913 gene encoding zinc finger protein RFP-like, with the protein MASCSSLLYEDQFQCSICLDVFTDPVSIPCGHNFCKACITKYWDNSDLCQCPMCREKFYRRPELCVNTFISEMAAQFRKSVKGKPNSQPLRPARSKEVSCDICTGTKLKALKSCLVCLTSYCETHLEPHQRVAALKKHKLIDPVKNLEDRMCQKHNKLLELFCRKDQMCVCVMCMRTDHKTHDTVTLKDEYRPKKNDLGKMMAEMKQMMEERSRNLQEIKLSVETSKRDAKREISDSVQVFTALVRSIERSQAALIEGIEEKQKAAEKQAEALIQDLEQEITELKRRSTELEQLSHTEDHLHLLQSFPSLSTPPHTKDWSEISVHSGLSVGAVRRAVSQLEETLNKEMEKLSDTELKRIQQYAVNVTLDPDTAYSNLILSEDGKQVRLGDRMQNLPDNPERFCLCPCVLGKQGFSSGRFYYEVQVEGKTDGDLGVARESINRKGIIRLTPINGYWTVCLRNGDQFWALAGPSVLLSLRQKPQKVGVFVDYEEGLVSFYNVEARSHIYSFTGCTFTEKLYPYFSPCLNDGGKNSAPLIITPVTH; encoded by the coding sequence ATGGCTTCCTGCAGCAGTCTCCTGTATGAAGATCAGTTCCAGTGTTCtatctgtctggatgtgttcacTGATCCTGTCTCTATTCCATGTGGACACAACTTCTGCAAAGCCTGTATCACCAAGTACTGGGACAACAGTGACCTGTGTCAATGTCCCATGTGCAGGGAGAAGTTCTATAGGAGACCTGAGCTTTGTGTCAACACTTTCATCTCTGAGATGGCTGCTCAGTTTAGGAAGTCAGTGAAAGGTAAACCCAACAGCCAACCCCTACGACCAGCCAGATCTAAAGAAGTGTCATGTGACATCTGTACAGGTACCAAGCTCAAGGCCCTGAagtcctgtctggtgtgtctgacctcttactgtgagactcacctGGAGCCTCATCAGAGAGTTGCAGCCTTGAAGAAACACAAGCTGATCGACCCTGTGaagaacctggaggacaggatgtgtcagaagcatAACAAACTGTTAGAACTCTTCTGTAGGAAAGatcaaatgtgtgtttgtgtcatgtgTATGAGAACAGACCACAAGACTCATGACACTGTCACTTTAAAGGACGAGTACAGACCAAAAAAGAATGATCTTGGGAAGATGATGGCTGAGATGAAGCAGATGATGGAAGAAAGATCTAGGAATCTTCAGGAGATCAAactctcagtagagaccagcaagagagatgcaaagagagagatatcagaCAGTGTTCAGGTCTTCACTGCTCTGGTGCGCTCCATTGAGAGAAGCCAGGCTGCGCTCATTGAGGggattgaggagaagcagaaagcagcagagaaacaggctgaagCGTTGATTCAagatctggagcaggagatcactgagctgaagaggagaagcactgagctggagcagctctcacacactgaggaccacctccacctgctccagagcttcccatccctgagcacccctccacacaccaaggactggtctgagatcagtgtccacagtggtctgagtgttggggcagtgaggagagctgtgtctcagctggaggagacactcaataaagagatggagaagctgTCTGACACTGAACTGAAGAGGATTCAGCAGTATGCAGTGAATGTGACTCTGGACCCTGATACAGCTTATTCCAACCTTatcttgtctgaagatgggAAACAAGTGAGACTTGGAGACAGAATGCAGAATCTccctgacaacccagagaggttttgtctttgtccctgtgtcctgggaaagcagggcttctcctcagggaggttctactatgaggtgcaggttgaggggaagaCTGACGGGGATCTGGGAGTGGCCAGAGAGTCCATCAACAGGAAGGGGATCATCAGACTGACCCCTATTAATGGATACTGGACTGTATGTCTGAGGAATGGAGATCAATTCTGGGCTCTGGCtggcccctctgtcctcctctccctgagacagaagccccagaaggtgggggtgtttgtggactATGAGGAGGGTCTGGTCTCCTTTTATAATGTGGAGGCCAGGTCTCATATCTACTCTTTCACTGGCTGCACCTTCACTGAGAAACTCTATCCATACTTCAGTCCCTGTCTGAATGATGGAGGTAAAAACTCTGCCCCTCTGATCATCACTCCTGTCACACATTGA